In one window of Maniola hyperantus chromosome 18, iAphHyp1.2, whole genome shotgun sequence DNA:
- the LOC117990824 gene encoding cysteine synthase-like, with the protein MNINSMFNLTNARKFSNKHKENYRWKSPYVNRVHDSILEFVGNTPIVKLNKIPKDHGLSCEIYVKCEFMNPAGSVKDRTALAMINDAKSIISEDTHFVEATSGNTGIGISFNAALMNNKCTIVMGEKNSTEKVDTMLVLGADVIQTNKSSTEIARKIKDSDPDTVVMLDQFENHCNPKVHYDTTGLEILDALGDIDMLVAGAGTGGTITGVGYRIKERIPSCIIIAAEPDGSTMFNEHGKKHSFLVEGIGGSTVPIVLDKSIVDGYEVVTDEESFLMARELIKKEGILCGGSSGTALAAAIKAARKRQLGTGQRVVVIMPDGIRNYMSKFVTNQWMEAHLFMDPPDHTMSWWKQPVTKLTLSHKYPVVDDKSTCVEALKEMYHQNIAVVVNEKGWFVGVITKNSLRHDATNPTKLPNHNSEDINFNDPVTDHLAKDCYTLAKNGKKGMPTIGRLSRILDITPLVVIGVEIHENDSDYFSPESVVTADDVLDYIFNHRK; encoded by the exons ATGAATATTAATAGCATGTTTAATTTAACGAACGCACGAAAGTTCTCAAACAAACATAAGGAAAATTATCGATGGAAATCTCC GTACGTGAACAGAGTACATGACAGTATTTTGGAATTTGTCGGAAACACTCCAATcgtcaaattaaataaaatcccAAAAGATCATGGACTTTCTTGTGAGATCT atgtaaAGTGTGAATTTATGAATCCAGCTGGTTCTGTCAAAGATCGCACAGCTCTTGCTATGATTAATGATGCAAAATCAATTATATCAGAAGATACTCATTTTGTGGAGGCCACCTCCGGCAACACTGGCATCGGAATATCCTTTAATGCTGCACTAATGA ACAACAAATGTACCATAGTAATGGGCGAAAAGAATTCTACAGAAAAAGTAGACACCATGCTCGTATTAGGAGCAGACGTCATACAGACAAATAAGTCGTCTACCGAAATAGCCAGAAAAATTAAAGACTCAGATCCAGATACTGTCGTGATGTTGGATCAA TTTGAAAACCATTGCAATCCGAAGGTTCACTACGATACTACGGGCTTAGAAATTTTGGATGCATTAGGCGACATAGACATGCTAGTTGCAGGCGCAGGCACTGGTGGAACTATTACAGGCGTTGGATACAGAATTAAAGAGCGAATTCCTAGTTGCATCATAATCGCTGCAGAACCAGACGGGTCCACTATGTTCAACGAACATGGAAAAAAACACTCATTTTTG GTTGAAGGCATTGGAGGTTCAACTGTTCCGATTGTGTTGGATAAATCGATTGTAGACGGCTACGAAGTAGTAACTGATGAAGAATCGTTCCTCATGGCTAGAGAACTTATAAAAAAGGAAGGTATATTGTGCG GAGGAAGCAGCGGAACAGCTTTGGCTGCAGCAATCAAAGCTGCTCGTAAAAGACAACTAGGCACTGGCCAGCGTGTTGTCGTGATAATGCCCGATGGGATTCGCAACTATATGAGCAAGTTTGTTACTAATCAGTGGATGGAAGCACATCTTTTCATGGATCCACCAGATCATACAATGAG TTGGTGGAAACAACCAGTGACAAAGTTAACCCTTTCCCATAAATATCCTGTTGTGGACGACAAAAGCACTTGCGTTGAGGCGCTCAAAGAAATGTATCATCAAAATATAGCCGTAGTTGTAAATGAAAAAGG ATGGTTTGTCGGGGTAATTACAAAAAATAGTCTTCGGCATGATGCGACGAACCCCACAAAACTGCCGAATCATAATTCAGAAGATATCAATTTCAATGATCCTGTAACAGACCATTTGGCAAAAGATTGTTATACTTTAGCCAAGAATGGAAAGAAGGGCATGCCTACAATAGGCCGGTTATCGCGCATTTTAGACATTACACCGTTAGTCGTTATTGGGGTTGAAATCCACGAAAATGACAGTG ATTACTTTTCACCGGAAAGTGTTGTTACGGCCGACGACGTCCTCGACTATATTTTCAACCATCGGAAGTAA